A genomic stretch from Coffea arabica cultivar ET-39 chromosome 10c, Coffea Arabica ET-39 HiFi, whole genome shotgun sequence includes:
- the LOC113714227 gene encoding uncharacterized protein → MGQGSEMASLFTTLLVVLVSLNLPAQTYCACGKEGKTTANEDCLPSPLPTPPHHYKSSPPKPYLYKSPPPPPLVHKYSPPPKSPYKSPPPKPYLYKSPPPPPPVHKYPPPPKSPYKSSPPKPYLYKSPPPPAPVHKPPSPPNNPYKSPPPKPYLYKSPPPPAPVHKPPSPPNNPYKSPPPKPYLYKSPPPPPPVHKSPPPPKSPRKSPPPKPYLYKSPPPPPPVHKSPAPPKSPHKSPPPPPPVHKSPPSPKSPYKHNSPPPPSPNRPYKNKSPPSPPHNIPYKYISPPPPVYKSPPSPPPIYESPPPPPKSPYVYKSPPPPPPMKPYKYTSPPPPKSPYTYTSPPPPHHY, encoded by the coding sequence ATGGGGCAAGGGTCCGAAATGGCCTCTCTCTTTACCACTCTTCTAGTGGTACTAGTGTCCCTTAACTTGCCAGCCCAAACCTACTGTGCCtgtggaaaagaaggaaaaaccaCAGCAAACGAGGATTGCTTACCTTCTCCACTACCTACTCCTCCACATCATTACAAGTCTTCACCACCGAAACCTTATTTGTACAAgtctcctccaccaccacctcttGTTCACAAGTATTCTCCTCCACCTAAGAGTCCGTACAAGTCTCCACCACCAAAACCTTATTTGTACAAgtctcctccaccaccacctcctgTTCACAAGTATCCTCCTCCACCTAAGAGTCCATACAAGTCTTCTCCACCGAAACCTTACTTGTACAAGTCTCCTCCACCACCAGCACCTGTTCACAAGCCTCCATCTCCGCCTAACAATCCGTACAAGTCTCCACCACCGAAACCTTATTTATACAAGTCTCCTCCACCACCAGCACCTGTTCACAAGCCTCCATCTCCGCCTAACAATCCGTACAAGTCTCCACCACCGAAACCTTATTTATACAAgtctcctccaccaccacctcctgTTCACAAGTCTCCACCTCCACCCAAGAGTCCACGCAAGTCTCCGCCACCGAAACCTTACTTGTACAAgtctcctccaccaccacctcctgTTCATAAGTCTCCAGCTCCACCCAAGAGTCCACACAAgtctcctccaccaccacctcctgTTCACAAATCCCCACCTTCACCTAAGAGTCCATACAAGCACAATTCTCCACCACCACCTTCACCTAACAGACCCTACAAAAACAAGTCTCCTCCATCACCACCACATAATATACCCTACAAGTACATTTCACCCCCACCACCAGTGTACAAATCACCACCATCACCGCCTCCCATCTATGagtctccaccaccaccaccgaaGAGTCCCTATGTTTACAAgtccccaccaccaccaccaccaatgAAACCCTACAAGTACACCTCCCCACCACCACCAAAGAGTCCCTACACGTACACTTCTCCCCCTCCTCCTCATCACTACTGA